From Thermogemmatispora onikobensis, one genomic window encodes:
- the lspA gene encoding signal peptidase II encodes MSARRARLYDLLALLVMALVVGLDQWTKALVVSYLSPPDSGRVVPLLGDYLSLYYTRNSGAAFGLFANSVVLAGLIAVAVAVVITLYLRGLNSGPLSYKLVFGLIIGGAVGNLIDRVRHGGYVVDFILFRIPQIGFRFAVFNLADAAITVGVILLLLLMVTGVLPRASGPASGELAAGRQRRAETEIDSVQAEQTATSPTLGPGQPPANSHS; translated from the coding sequence GTGAGCGCGCGTCGCGCACGTCTCTATGATCTGCTAGCCCTGCTGGTGATGGCCCTCGTTGTTGGCCTGGACCAGTGGACCAAGGCGCTGGTGGTCAGCTATCTGAGTCCTCCCGATAGCGGACGGGTGGTTCCGCTGCTGGGCGACTATCTCTCCCTCTATTATACTCGCAATAGCGGAGCGGCCTTCGGGCTGTTTGCCAACAGCGTGGTGCTGGCGGGCCTAATTGCTGTGGCCGTAGCGGTTGTCATCACGCTCTATCTGCGTGGCTTGAACTCGGGGCCGCTGAGCTACAAGCTGGTCTTCGGCCTGATCATTGGTGGGGCAGTTGGCAACCTCATTGATCGTGTGCGGCATGGTGGCTACGTGGTTGACTTTATTCTCTTCCGCATTCCTCAGATCGGCTTCCGGTTCGCGGTCTTTAACCTGGCCGATGCAGCCATCACGGTGGGGGTCATCCTGCTGCTCTTGCTGATGGTGACAGGCGTGTTACCGCGGGCCTCTGGCCCCGCTTCCGGTGAGCTGGCTGCGGGGCGGCAGAGGAGGGCAGAGACGGAGATCGACAGCGTTCAAGCGGAGCAGACAGCGACCTCGCCGACGCTGGGTCCGGGGCAACCCCCGGCTAATTCTCACTCCTAA
- a CDS encoding TraR/DksA family transcriptional regulator, whose product MSIDLAKMKALLEAKRDELRADIARLTAPPAPVELLPQDNEDSATEIQTYQQEQSILENEQALLAEVEAALARIEEGTYGRCVSCGRPIPEKRLEAIPWAARDVQCEAQRQAGRESFAGG is encoded by the coding sequence ATGAGCATCGACCTGGCAAAAATGAAAGCATTGCTGGAGGCAAAGCGTGACGAGCTGCGGGCGGATATCGCCCGGTTGACTGCTCCTCCGGCCCCGGTGGAGCTACTGCCCCAGGATAATGAGGACTCGGCAACCGAGATACAGACCTATCAGCAGGAGCAGTCGATCCTCGAAAACGAACAGGCCCTGCTGGCGGAGGTCGAGGCGGCACTGGCCCGCATTGAAGAGGGGACCTACGGGCGATGTGTGAGCTGCGGGCGTCCCATTCCAGAGAAACGCCTGGAGGCCATTCCATGGGCGGCGCGGGATGTGCAGTGCGAGGCTCAACGCCAGGCTGGTCGCGAGAGCTTCGCGGGGGGCTAG
- a CDS encoding tyrosine-type recombinase/integrase has protein sequence MSRKKTASHLSGQNAAALLSLAQPVLVGVVRERQGTPPASEEDSTGEGLGALAGEDLDLLRRIADMADLYAQHEVFARYHRRQAHNTRIRQLWDLKAFATFCLEAGTRATGVSLQTDVATLTQALFLEASTWRFVSAGLIQLFLSWMERQGYAIDTMNVRLSTLKRYCRLAADAGVLSQEELYRISRVQGYRHKEGRQIDRQRAITRRGAKKAEPNLLTEEQVAWLKGCHDTSTPQGRRARLILCLLLDLGLRVGELVALQVKDVQLNRGLLRFYREKVDKEQTHRLTADCLQALRAYLPDVASERYLFPGYKGRHLSTRLVEQLLKDLGDQLGIDHLSPHDCRHYWATYHASRQRNLAQLQQAGGWNSPAMVLRYYVASEIANEGLFPSPAPGSDD, from the coding sequence ATGAGCAGGAAGAAAACGGCCTCCCATCTCTCCGGTCAGAACGCAGCAGCCCTGCTCTCGTTGGCGCAGCCTGTCCTGGTTGGAGTCGTGCGCGAACGACAGGGCACGCCACCTGCTTCTGAAGAGGACAGCACGGGCGAGGGCCTGGGCGCCCTGGCAGGGGAGGATCTGGACCTCCTGCGGCGCATCGCCGACATGGCGGATCTCTATGCCCAGCACGAAGTTTTTGCGCGCTACCATCGGCGGCAGGCCCACAATACGCGCATCCGTCAGCTCTGGGATCTCAAAGCCTTCGCCACCTTCTGCCTTGAGGCCGGAACTCGCGCCACTGGGGTCAGCCTGCAAACAGACGTCGCCACCCTCACTCAGGCCCTCTTTCTCGAAGCCTCGACCTGGCGCTTTGTCAGCGCTGGTCTGATCCAGCTCTTTCTGAGCTGGATGGAGCGCCAGGGCTACGCCATTGACACCATGAACGTACGTCTCTCCACCCTCAAGCGCTACTGCCGCCTGGCTGCCGACGCCGGCGTCCTCTCCCAGGAGGAACTCTATCGCATCAGCCGCGTCCAGGGCTACCGTCATAAGGAAGGGCGCCAGATCGATCGCCAGCGGGCCATCACCCGGCGCGGTGCCAAAAAAGCCGAGCCGAACCTCCTGACCGAGGAGCAGGTGGCCTGGCTCAAAGGCTGCCACGACACCAGCACTCCCCAGGGGCGACGTGCCCGCCTCATCCTCTGTCTCCTCCTCGATCTGGGGCTACGTGTCGGCGAGCTCGTAGCTCTGCAGGTCAAAGATGTGCAGCTCAATCGCGGCCTGCTGCGCTTCTACCGTGAAAAGGTCGACAAAGAGCAGACGCATCGTCTCACCGCCGATTGCCTTCAGGCCTTGCGCGCCTACCTGCCCGACGTCGCCAGCGAGCGCTATTTGTTCCCAGGGTACAAAGGCCGCCACCTGAGCACACGCCTGGTCGAGCAGCTACTCAAAGACCTCGGTGACCAGCTCGGCATCGACCACCTCTCTCCCCACGACTGCCGCCACTATTGGGCGACCTACCACGCCAGCCGCCAGCGCAATCTGGCTCAACTTCAGCAAGCTGGTGGCTGGAACTCACCCGCGATGGTCCTGCGCTACTACGTCGCCTCCGAGATCGCCAACGAGGGCCTGTTTCCCTCTCCAGCTCCTGGGTCAGACGACTAA
- a CDS encoding PfkB family carbohydrate kinase, translated as MSRLRLRPRRLVLVGSVLVDLLLYVERLPERGGDLLAERTLQAVGGGFNVLIGALRLGLPAAYAGRIGDGPMGQRVRAELAAVGIPVLLPPVGGRDTGFDIGLVEPDGERTFVTAPGVEAELSLPELEGLALQEGDAVYVSGYDLCYPLSGAALEAWLPGLAPGCLLVLDPGPLVAAIPRLRLEQVLRRVDVLSLNARELRLLGGEEEPVRGAERLCAWLAPQGIVVARVGAEGCWLVSAEGSPSRIAARPARAVVDTTGAGDAHVAAFLAALARGQSLEEAAYEANVAASLAVERAGPATTPTRAELEMALVEDRKRGGAWE; from the coding sequence ATGAGCCGGCTGCGACTGCGACCCAGGCGTCTGGTGCTGGTGGGCAGTGTACTGGTAGATCTGCTGCTCTATGTGGAGCGCTTGCCCGAGCGCGGTGGCGATCTGCTGGCGGAGCGCACGTTGCAGGCGGTGGGAGGGGGCTTCAATGTCCTGATTGGGGCACTGCGGCTGGGACTGCCGGCGGCTTATGCTGGCCGCATTGGAGATGGACCAATGGGACAACGGGTGCGCGCTGAGTTAGCGGCGGTGGGCATCCCGGTGCTGCTGCCTCCGGTGGGAGGGCGAGACACTGGCTTTGATATTGGGTTGGTTGAACCGGATGGCGAACGGACCTTTGTGACGGCGCCAGGGGTGGAGGCAGAGCTGAGTCTGCCTGAGCTGGAAGGGCTGGCCTTGCAGGAGGGAGATGCGGTCTACGTCTCGGGCTATGATCTCTGTTACCCCCTCTCGGGGGCAGCTCTAGAAGCCTGGTTGCCTGGTTTGGCACCTGGGTGCCTGCTGGTGCTGGACCCGGGGCCGCTGGTCGCTGCCATTCCTAGGCTGCGGCTGGAGCAGGTTTTGCGCCGGGTAGACGTCCTGAGTTTGAACGCCCGCGAGCTGCGGCTGCTAGGCGGAGAGGAGGAGCCGGTCCGGGGAGCAGAGCGTTTGTGTGCCTGGCTGGCTCCGCAGGGCATTGTTGTGGCACGGGTGGGGGCTGAGGGCTGCTGGCTGGTGAGCGCTGAGGGATCGCCGTCCAGGATTGCAGCCAGGCCAGCGCGGGCCGTAGTGGATACGACGGGGGCAGGCGACGCGCATGTGGCAGCCTTTCTAGCGGCGCTGGCACGGGGACAGAGCCTTGAGGAGGCGGCCTATGAGGCCAATGTGGCTGCCTCGCTGGCGGTGGAGCGCGCCGGGCCGGCCACAACTCCAACGCGGGCCGAGCTGGAGATGGCCCTGGTGGAGGACAGAAAGAGAGGGGGCGCGTGGGAATAA
- a CDS encoding purine-cytosine permease family protein — protein sequence MSVQQQRQPEADRPWAIELHGIDPIGDDERHGAPTELFWVWFAANIGILGIVYGGILTAAGLNLWQSLLVAVVGSAGSFVLVGVLSVAGKWGGAPMLTLSRAPFGTRGNMGPTLISWVSLVGWETITVITAAYALLGLLGLLGLPTTPVWTLVSLVVVALLVVLFGLLGHATLVWIQQAATWIFGLLTLVVVLFLLAKTDWAKTLVAPPGPWDSGVLATLSIVIAGTGIGWANAGADYTRYLPRASSGRAIVGWTVLGATLPLVVLMMTGVFLSSRLPNLTSATNPITAIGQELPPWMAAPYLLTAVGGLIASADLSIYSSGLNLLALGVRLERYKTVLIDGVLMVVGAAYVMLVAQDFFGPFESFLQLLSDGLTAWAAVFLVDMLLRRTYDAQSLVETGPGSRYYYRAGVNWRAVVAWLLGIGVGLLFTVSPWFTGPLARGIFASSSLGYLLGFVVSALVYWLLERGREVVLEATEAEPASELPGGGRSV from the coding sequence GTGAGCGTGCAACAACAGCGACAGCCGGAAGCTGATCGTCCTTGGGCGATTGAACTCCACGGGATTGATCCCATTGGGGACGATGAGCGTCACGGTGCGCCCACAGAACTATTTTGGGTCTGGTTTGCCGCCAATATTGGAATCCTGGGCATCGTCTACGGTGGCATCTTGACTGCTGCTGGTCTCAATCTCTGGCAGAGCCTGCTGGTCGCGGTGGTCGGCTCCGCGGGGTCTTTTGTACTCGTCGGCGTATTGAGTGTAGCTGGCAAGTGGGGAGGCGCACCGATGTTAACGTTATCACGCGCTCCCTTTGGGACACGTGGCAATATGGGGCCGACGCTCATCAGCTGGGTCAGCCTGGTCGGCTGGGAAACAATTACGGTGATTACGGCTGCCTATGCGCTGCTCGGGTTGCTGGGTCTGCTGGGGCTGCCCACGACTCCTGTCTGGACGCTGGTCAGTCTGGTGGTAGTGGCATTGCTGGTGGTGCTTTTTGGCCTGCTCGGTCATGCGACGCTGGTCTGGATTCAACAGGCGGCGACCTGGATCTTTGGCCTGCTGACCCTGGTGGTGGTGCTCTTCTTGCTGGCAAAGACGGACTGGGCTAAGACGCTGGTGGCTCCACCAGGTCCCTGGGATAGCGGAGTGCTGGCGACGTTGAGCATTGTGATTGCCGGCACGGGCATTGGCTGGGCTAACGCCGGCGCGGACTATACCCGCTATCTGCCGCGTGCAAGCAGTGGCCGCGCTATTGTCGGCTGGACGGTGCTGGGCGCCACCCTCCCGCTAGTAGTGCTGATGATGACAGGGGTGTTTTTGTCGAGCCGCTTGCCCAATTTGACGAGCGCGACAAACCCGATTACGGCCATCGGTCAGGAGCTGCCGCCCTGGATGGCGGCCCCCTATCTGCTGACGGCGGTCGGTGGCTTGATCGCCTCGGCGGATCTGTCGATCTATTCCTCGGGGCTGAATCTGCTAGCGCTTGGGGTGAGGCTAGAGCGCTACAAGACGGTGCTGATCGATGGTGTGCTGATGGTAGTCGGGGCTGCCTACGTGATGCTGGTGGCCCAGGATTTCTTCGGGCCGTTCGAGAGTTTCCTGCAACTGCTCTCGGATGGACTGACGGCCTGGGCGGCGGTCTTCCTGGTGGACATGCTTCTGCGTCGCACCTATGACGCGCAGAGCCTGGTAGAGACCGGGCCGGGGAGCCGCTACTATTATCGCGCTGGGGTGAACTGGCGGGCGGTGGTAGCCTGGCTGCTTGGCATCGGCGTTGGCCTGCTCTTTACGGTCTCGCCCTGGTTCACTGGCCCCCTGGCACGAGGAATCTTTGCCTCTAGTAGCCTGGGCTATCTGCTGGGTTTCGTGGTGAGCGCACTTGTGTACTGGCTGCTGGAGAGAGGGCGGGAGGTGGTACTGGAGGCAACAGAGGCTGAGCCAGCCTCGGAGTTGCCAGGCGGAGGGAGATCTGTATGA
- a CDS encoding HU family DNA-binding protein: MTTVSSEKHHSVIGKDELIHQTAARAGLSLKETGKVIDAFTEVVREELARGHEVRLMGFGTWSLRTVAPRKVKSIRGGQQITIPARKRVGFSVGAVLAQAARGQQGRAHGESERQGERRHH; encoded by the coding sequence ATGACCACTGTCTCGTCTGAAAAGCATCACAGTGTCATTGGCAAAGACGAGCTGATTCACCAGACGGCGGCCAGGGCCGGCCTCAGTCTCAAGGAGACGGGCAAAGTGATCGACGCCTTCACCGAAGTCGTGCGCGAGGAACTGGCCCGTGGGCACGAGGTGCGTCTGATGGGCTTCGGCACCTGGAGCTTGCGCACCGTTGCTCCGCGCAAGGTCAAATCCATCCGTGGGGGGCAGCAGATTACTATTCCCGCGCGCAAACGAGTCGGCTTCTCCGTGGGGGCTGTCCTGGCTCAGGCGGCCAGGGGGCAACAGGGACGAGCGCATGGGGAGAGTGAGCGGCAGGGAGAGCGGCGACACCACTAA
- a CDS encoding GntR family transcriptional regulator translates to MQICAALEEEIRSGRLPTGQRLPGEYELARRFGVSRMTVRQALAELARKQLIQTRAGSGSYITFDHRPLDWSQGWSRALMRQGAQVTTRVLYFGAVVEPELRERLQVEAERFIALDRLRLLEGREPISLERSRIPLTEQTSALLDIDFAHESLMEALTGRLGLIPATGEEWVEVTRLRTEEAHLLGKAIGEAFLLSRRVTRDCTGQVIEHVVSLLDPLHFRLYMTFDLSSNERQRR, encoded by the coding sequence GTGCAAATCTGTGCTGCCCTTGAGGAGGAGATCCGCAGCGGGCGCCTGCCAACAGGCCAGCGACTACCGGGCGAGTATGAGCTGGCGCGGCGCTTCGGCGTCAGTCGCATGACCGTGCGACAGGCGCTGGCGGAGTTAGCGCGTAAGCAGCTGATTCAGACGCGGGCGGGTTCGGGCAGCTATATTACCTTTGATCACCGGCCCCTGGACTGGAGCCAGGGCTGGTCTCGGGCGCTGATGCGTCAGGGAGCGCAGGTCACGACGCGCGTGCTCTACTTTGGAGCAGTTGTCGAACCCGAGCTGCGGGAGCGCCTGCAGGTAGAGGCGGAGCGCTTCATTGCTCTGGACCGCCTGCGTCTGCTGGAGGGACGCGAGCCGATTTCGCTGGAGCGCAGCCGCATTCCGCTGACGGAGCAGACGAGCGCTTTGTTGGATATTGATTTCGCCCATGAGTCGCTGATGGAGGCGCTGACGGGGCGTTTAGGACTGATCCCTGCGACTGGAGAGGAGTGGGTGGAAGTGACGCGCCTGCGCACTGAGGAGGCTCATCTCTTAGGGAAGGCGATTGGGGAGGCATTCTTACTGAGCCGCCGTGTCACACGCGATTGCACGGGGCAGGTAATCGAGCATGTTGTCAGTTTGCTGGACCCGTTGCATTTCCGCCTCTATATGACCTTTGATCTGAGTTCGAACGAGCGACAGCGGAGGTAA
- a CDS encoding ADP-ribosylglycohydrolase family protein → MPEACAAARCEQPEMVRRAQGTMLGLAIGDALGMPTQMLPRPVVARLFPALEGFAPGPLQNAISAGQPAGRVTDDTQQALLVARLLVEGRGHLASARFVEELLRWAEQAEADGSEQLGPSSRRALEAVRQGMAPEDAGRRGDTNGAAMRIAPVGIAVPLEPVERFLERVEEVCRPTHFTGLAISGAAAVAAVISAGLAGASFGEAVNEARRLARLGQERGAYVAGASVAERLVWAMDLVSQLDEESAQDAIVDLVGTGVATQEAVPAAFAVAMRWRSDPWRACLVAARLGGDSDTIAALVGAMLGACSGLEVFPVEARTTVVQVNALDIDGLVSELLALRTRLQQEEVRL, encoded by the coding sequence ATGCCTGAAGCGTGTGCAGCAGCGAGATGCGAGCAGCCAGAGATGGTGCGCCGGGCGCAGGGGACCATGCTGGGGTTGGCTATTGGTGATGCCCTGGGAATGCCGACGCAGATGCTCCCGCGCCCGGTGGTCGCCCGCCTTTTTCCGGCCCTGGAAGGGTTTGCCCCTGGTCCCCTGCAGAACGCCATCAGCGCTGGCCAGCCGGCGGGCCGGGTGACCGACGACACGCAGCAGGCTCTCCTCGTAGCGCGCCTGCTGGTGGAAGGTCGGGGCCATCTTGCGAGCGCGCGGTTCGTGGAGGAGCTGCTCCGCTGGGCCGAGCAGGCGGAAGCCGACGGCAGCGAGCAGCTTGGGCCATCGTCGCGGCGAGCTTTGGAAGCGGTACGGCAGGGAATGGCTCCGGAGGACGCCGGGCGGCGGGGGGATACGAATGGGGCCGCCATGCGCATTGCCCCCGTGGGAATCGCCGTGCCTCTGGAGCCGGTGGAGCGCTTTCTAGAACGAGTAGAGGAGGTCTGTCGCCCGACGCACTTTACGGGTCTGGCAATCAGTGGAGCGGCGGCGGTGGCGGCGGTCATCAGTGCAGGACTGGCGGGGGCGAGCTTTGGGGAGGCGGTCAACGAGGCGCGGCGGTTAGCGCGCCTGGGGCAAGAGCGTGGGGCCTATGTGGCGGGGGCCTCGGTCGCAGAGCGGCTGGTCTGGGCTATGGACCTGGTGAGCCAATTAGATGAGGAGAGTGCCCAGGATGCGATTGTAGATCTGGTTGGAACGGGCGTAGCAACACAGGAGGCAGTGCCGGCGGCCTTTGCCGTTGCAATGCGCTGGCGGAGCGATCCCTGGCGAGCCTGTCTGGTGGCGGCTCGTCTCGGCGGTGACAGCGATACCATTGCGGCTCTGGTGGGGGCCATGCTTGGTGCCTGCTCTGGTCTGGAGGTTTTCCCGGTCGAGGCACGCACCACGGTGGTGCAGGTCAATGCTTTAGACATCGACGGGTTGGTCAGCGAGCTCTTGGCTTTGCGGACCCGCTTGCAACAAGAGGAGGTACGCTTGTGA
- a CDS encoding RluA family pseudouridine synthase — MSAASRHEVRRYEVGPEEAGQRLDRFVQQQLAPLSRTTVQRLIDEGAVLVNGEREKAGYGLRVGDVVEVLWQLPQRVTEVAPRALPLEILYEDEDLLVVNKAAGMVVHPAPGHEEDTLVNALLAYRPQLREVGSGERPGLVHRLDKDTSGLLLVAKHQQALTVLAEMMQRRQIHKRYLALVVGQVPLDQGTIEAPIGRDPRNRQLMTVTAHHSREARTHFRVVRRFAQHTLLSVEPETGRTHQIRVHLKAIGYPVAGDPVYGRSGHRLPGLTRQFLHAAQLILPHPMTGVTLKLEAPLPADLQAVLAREALL; from the coding sequence ATGTCAGCAGCGTCTCGCCATGAAGTGCGCAGGTACGAGGTCGGCCCCGAAGAGGCCGGCCAGCGTCTCGATCGCTTTGTGCAACAACAGCTGGCTCCGCTCTCGCGGACAACAGTGCAGCGTCTCATCGACGAGGGAGCGGTACTCGTCAACGGGGAGCGCGAGAAGGCGGGCTATGGGCTACGGGTCGGAGATGTGGTCGAGGTGCTCTGGCAACTGCCCCAGCGTGTGACGGAGGTGGCGCCGCGGGCCTTGCCGTTGGAGATCCTCTATGAAGACGAGGACCTGCTGGTGGTCAATAAGGCTGCTGGCATGGTGGTGCATCCTGCTCCTGGGCATGAAGAGGATACGCTGGTCAATGCGTTGCTGGCCTACCGCCCTCAGCTACGCGAGGTTGGCAGTGGGGAGCGTCCTGGCCTGGTCCATCGCCTGGATAAGGATACTTCGGGCCTGCTGCTGGTGGCCAAGCACCAACAGGCGCTGACAGTCCTGGCCGAAATGATGCAACGGCGCCAGATCCACAAGCGCTATCTGGCCCTGGTGGTGGGCCAGGTGCCACTTGACCAGGGCACCATCGAGGCCCCCATTGGACGCGACCCGCGCAATCGCCAGTTGATGACGGTGACGGCCCATCACAGCCGCGAGGCACGAACCCATTTCCGGGTTGTGCGTCGTTTCGCGCAGCATACGCTCTTATCGGTCGAGCCGGAGACGGGCCGCACGCATCAGATTCGCGTGCACCTGAAGGCTATTGGCTACCCTGTGGCGGGTGACCCGGTCTACGGGCGCAGCGGCCACCGCTTGCCGGGTCTGACGCGCCAGTTCCTCCATGCCGCGCAGCTTATCCTGCCCCATCCAATGACCGGGGTGACGCTGAAGCTAGAGGCCCCGCTGCCCGCTGATCTGCAAGCCGTTCTGGCCAGGGAAGCGTTGCTCTGA
- the glgB gene encoding 1,4-alpha-glucan branching protein GlgB translates to MSTVSEDGANAQQPTNGQSVPSLFSEFDLYLFGQGREYRLYDKMGAHPRVVNGVSGVHFATWAPNAEAVSVIGDFNGWNRFAHPMQLRHRELGVWECFVPGVQAGALYKYAIVSRVDHQVLEKADPYAFAAELRPATASMVTDLHRYRWHDEEWILQRAARQRLSAPLSIYEVHLGSWRHVPERHRPGAVEEDRFLTYRELAHALAAYVKDLGFTHIELLPIAEHPFDGSWGYQVTGYYAPTSRYGSPEDFQYFVDYLHQQGIGVILDWVPSHFPRDAHGLRLFDGTPLYEYADPRKGEHREWGTLVFNYGRSEVRNFLIANALFWLREYHIDGLRVDAVASMLYLDYMRGPGEWVPNRYGGREHLEAIEFLRQLNEAVYAEELGALTIAEESTAWPLVSRPTYVGGLGFSMKWNMGWMHDMLEYMRLDPIYRRYHHNNITFSLTYAFSENFVLPLSHDEVVHMKGSLLTKMPGDLWQRFANLRAFLGYMWGHPGKKLLFMGGEFGQWREWNYRESLDWHLLEPPSDPHHAQLRDFVRDLNRLYLQEPALSSLDCEPEGFAWIDCHDSENSVISFQRRSGRPEETLIFICNFTPVPRFGYRVGAPLAGEYYEALNSDELRYGGSGLGNPQPLPSVPIAWQSCPQSIVLTLPPLSTIVLKWRPFGSPSAVTAADAGQPDHPPEH, encoded by the coding sequence ATGTCAACAGTCTCTGAGGATGGAGCGAACGCCCAGCAGCCGACCAACGGTCAGTCAGTCCCCTCGCTCTTCAGTGAGTTCGATCTCTACCTATTTGGGCAGGGTCGGGAGTATCGTCTCTACGACAAGATGGGCGCCCACCCACGTGTGGTCAATGGGGTCAGCGGGGTGCACTTTGCGACCTGGGCCCCCAATGCCGAGGCGGTCTCGGTCATCGGCGACTTCAACGGCTGGAACCGCTTCGCTCACCCAATGCAGCTCCGTCACCGCGAGCTGGGCGTCTGGGAGTGCTTTGTCCCCGGTGTGCAGGCGGGTGCGCTCTACAAATACGCGATTGTTTCGCGGGTGGACCACCAGGTGCTGGAAAAGGCCGATCCTTACGCCTTTGCCGCTGAGCTGCGCCCTGCGACCGCCAGCATGGTCACCGATCTGCATCGCTATCGCTGGCACGATGAGGAGTGGATACTCCAGCGAGCCGCGCGCCAGCGCCTCTCCGCCCCCCTCTCGATCTATGAGGTGCATCTCGGCTCCTGGCGCCACGTCCCCGAGCGCCATCGCCCCGGCGCCGTTGAGGAGGATCGCTTTTTGACCTACCGCGAGCTGGCACATGCCCTGGCTGCCTACGTCAAGGATCTGGGCTTCACCCATATCGAGCTGCTCCCAATCGCGGAGCATCCGTTTGATGGCTCGTGGGGCTACCAGGTAACTGGCTACTACGCTCCCACCAGTCGCTACGGCAGCCCGGAGGATTTCCAGTACTTTGTCGATTATCTCCATCAGCAAGGTATTGGCGTCATCCTCGATTGGGTGCCGTCCCACTTCCCCAGGGATGCCCACGGCTTGCGCCTCTTCGATGGTACCCCCCTCTACGAGTACGCTGACCCCCGCAAGGGAGAACATCGCGAGTGGGGCACGCTGGTCTTCAACTACGGTCGCAGTGAGGTGCGCAATTTTTTGATCGCCAATGCGCTCTTTTGGCTACGCGAGTACCATATCGATGGGCTGCGCGTCGATGCTGTGGCCTCCATGCTCTATCTGGACTATATGCGCGGCCCCGGCGAGTGGGTCCCAAATCGCTACGGCGGACGCGAACATCTGGAGGCCATCGAGTTCTTGCGCCAACTCAATGAGGCCGTCTACGCCGAGGAGCTGGGCGCTCTGACCATCGCCGAGGAGTCTACTGCCTGGCCGCTGGTTTCACGCCCCACCTATGTCGGAGGGCTGGGCTTCAGCATGAAGTGGAATATGGGCTGGATGCATGATATGCTTGAATATATGCGTCTTGATCCTATCTATCGCCGCTATCATCACAATAATATTACGTTCTCTCTGACATACGCTTTCTCCGAGAACTTCGTGCTGCCCCTCTCTCACGATGAGGTGGTCCATATGAAGGGGTCGCTGTTGACCAAGATGCCAGGCGACCTCTGGCAACGTTTCGCCAACCTGCGCGCCTTCTTGGGCTACATGTGGGGGCACCCGGGCAAGAAACTGCTCTTCATGGGCGGCGAGTTCGGCCAGTGGCGCGAGTGGAACTATCGTGAGAGCCTCGACTGGCACCTGCTGGAACCACCCAGCGATCCGCACCATGCCCAGCTGCGCGACTTTGTGCGCGACCTGAATCGCCTCTATCTGCAGGAGCCAGCCTTGAGCAGCCTGGACTGCGAGCCGGAGGGCTTTGCCTGGATCGATTGCCACGATAGCGAGAACAGCGTCATTTCTTTCCAACGCCGCAGCGGGCGCCCAGAGGAAACGCTCATCTTTATCTGTAACTTTACACCGGTGCCGCGCTTCGGCTACCGCGTTGGGGCCCCGTTGGCCGGCGAGTACTATGAGGCACTCAATAGCGATGAGCTGCGCTACGGTGGCAGTGGCCTCGGCAATCCTCAGCC
- a CDS encoding FG-GAP repeat domain-containing protein encodes MPVLEATDRLTPKSALRHRPLQSESGSERAAGATGAGGPVAQRASRPRPTLADVASEEVAEWKRVGGEGDNRAGPKRSLKGPGRTMSGSRAASTGDAATTTGTPAGQRGPVAGPAPAQEGKTTAGRQPRRGWLQAHPLLYLGLGMLCMLLLWCVLLPLVSWGQTTLDDLRYGRPRTFQIDAFVGHNETAGVPSHFIALNLNGHIEIIELPGGDPAHARIYGGPQLYDPDADLVPVTLSFADVNGDHRPDMLVHFQSTRLVFINDGSAFRPLRPDERPAVLQYLERHPNL; translated from the coding sequence ATGCCTGTACTTGAAGCAACTGACAGGCTCACTCCCAAGAGTGCCCTGCGTCATCGTCCTCTGCAATCGGAAAGCGGATCGGAGCGAGCGGCGGGAGCCACGGGAGCCGGGGGGCCAGTGGCACAGCGCGCCTCGCGTCCACGTCCGACGCTGGCCGATGTAGCGTCCGAAGAGGTAGCGGAGTGGAAACGGGTCGGGGGTGAGGGAGACAACCGAGCTGGGCCGAAGCGCTCGCTCAAGGGGCCAGGCCGGACCATGAGCGGATCGCGAGCAGCCTCCACAGGGGATGCCGCTACCACGACAGGGACTCCTGCCGGGCAGCGTGGTCCAGTGGCAGGCCCTGCGCCGGCCCAGGAAGGGAAGACTACCGCCGGGCGGCAGCCGCGGCGCGGCTGGCTGCAGGCCCACCCCTTGCTCTATCTTGGATTGGGGATGCTCTGCATGCTCCTCCTCTGGTGCGTGTTACTGCCGCTGGTCTCCTGGGGCCAGACGACGCTGGATGACCTGCGCTACGGTCGCCCGCGGACCTTCCAGATCGATGCGTTTGTGGGACACAATGAGACAGCGGGGGTTCCAAGCCACTTTATCGCACTCAATCTGAATGGGCACATCGAGATCATTGAGCTGCCAGGAGGTGATCCGGCGCATGCCCGCATCTATGGCGGTCCCCAGCTCTATGACCCAGATGCCGACCTGGTACCAGTGACCCTCAGTTTTGCCGACGTCAATGGCGATCACAGGCCGGATATGCTGGTGCATTTCCAGAGCACGCGCCTGGTCTTCATTAACGATGGCAGTGCCTTCCGTCCGCTGCGTCCTGATGAGCGACCTGCTGTGCTCCAGTATCTAGAGCGCCATCCCAATCTCTAG